A genomic window from Streptomyces sp. NBC_01429 includes:
- a CDS encoding N-6 DNA methylase produces the protein MPENAAEVTAAGIARLAGVGRAAVSNWRRRHADFPKPVGGTETSPSFALGEVEQWLRDQGKLAEVPLRERVWRDLSADPAGAADALIRTGCALLLVQERPLEWRELAAASDARLAQLLPAVLEQVLAPRLGEPADRAVHTPTPLELLPSVPLLRSAAELAAELGVRGTFEFLLGRYLDTNPRQYSLTPPEAASLMAALADAVGEDTRGAAVLDPAAGAGTLLRAVARPALAHAQESAPELAALTGLRLALHTDARVMARAGDSLRADAYPRLAADVVLCHPPFNERNWGHDALAYDPRWEYGFPARTESELAWVQHALARLRPGGTAVLLMPPAAASRRSGRRIRADLLRRGALRAVVALPAGAAPPYGIPLHLWVLRKPGGEQGPSPSLLFVDTSELSSGGGRDKLDWAAVSATALDAWRPFDRRGTAEEVPGVSRAVSVIELLDDDVDLTPARHLPPAATRGGPAELAQVRERLADTLLRTGRLSPRVTVPAESAPPASPLTTTVAELARAGALVLHTGGTGATAAGLPVPVLTEQDVFAGRGPSGTLPEGAAEEPVRIEAGDVVLPVLGGGRVTRVADATVAGAALGRNLQLLRPDPAALDPWFLAGFLRGTANHRQASSYASTATRLDVRRLQLPRLSLDDQRRYGERFRSLAAFEDALRLAGRLGEQLVQGLYDGLTDGSVAPE, from the coding sequence GTGCCCGAGAACGCGGCAGAGGTGACGGCCGCCGGAATCGCCCGCCTCGCGGGTGTGGGGCGGGCCGCCGTCAGCAACTGGCGGCGCCGGCACGCCGATTTCCCCAAGCCCGTCGGCGGCACCGAGACCAGCCCGTCCTTCGCGCTCGGCGAGGTCGAGCAGTGGCTCCGTGACCAGGGGAAACTCGCCGAAGTGCCGCTGCGTGAACGGGTCTGGCGCGACCTCTCGGCCGACCCGGCGGGCGCCGCCGACGCCCTGATCCGTACCGGCTGCGCCCTCCTGCTCGTACAGGAACGGCCTCTGGAGTGGCGGGAGCTGGCCGCCGCCTCCGACGCGCGCCTCGCGCAACTGCTGCCCGCCGTCCTGGAACAGGTGCTCGCGCCGCGCCTCGGGGAACCGGCCGACCGCGCCGTTCACACCCCGACCCCCCTGGAGCTGCTGCCCTCCGTCCCCCTGCTGCGCTCCGCCGCCGAACTCGCGGCGGAGCTGGGCGTCCGGGGGACCTTCGAGTTCCTGCTCGGCCGCTACCTCGACACCAACCCCCGGCAGTACAGCCTCACCCCGCCCGAGGCCGCCTCGCTGATGGCCGCGCTGGCCGACGCAGTCGGCGAGGACACGCGCGGTGCGGCCGTCCTCGACCCCGCCGCGGGCGCCGGCACCCTGCTGCGGGCCGTCGCGCGGCCCGCCCTCGCCCACGCGCAGGAGAGCGCGCCGGAACTCGCCGCGCTGACCGGACTGCGGCTCGCCCTGCACACGGACGCGCGGGTCATGGCGCGCGCCGGCGACTCCCTGCGCGCGGACGCCTACCCGCGCCTCGCCGCCGATGTCGTCCTGTGCCACCCGCCGTTCAACGAACGCAACTGGGGACACGACGCACTCGCCTACGACCCGCGCTGGGAGTACGGGTTCCCGGCCCGTACGGAATCGGAGCTGGCCTGGGTCCAGCACGCCCTGGCCCGGCTGCGCCCCGGCGGCACCGCCGTCCTCCTGATGCCGCCCGCCGCCGCGTCCCGCCGCTCCGGCCGCCGTATCCGCGCCGACCTGCTGCGCCGGGGCGCCCTGCGCGCCGTCGTCGCGCTGCCCGCGGGAGCCGCGCCGCCGTACGGCATCCCGCTCCATCTGTGGGTGCTGCGCAAGCCGGGGGGCGAGCAGGGGCCCTCACCGAGTCTCCTCTTCGTCGACACGTCGGAACTGTCGTCCGGCGGCGGCAGGGACAAGCTCGACTGGGCGGCCGTCAGCGCGACCGCCCTGGACGCCTGGCGCCCCTTCGACCGGCGGGGAACGGCCGAGGAGGTGCCGGGAGTCAGCCGCGCGGTCTCCGTCATCGAACTGCTCGACGACGACGTGGACCTGACGCCCGCCCGCCATCTGCCGCCCGCTGCCACCCGAGGCGGGCCGGCCGAACTGGCCCAGGTGCGCGAGCGGCTGGCGGACACCCTGCTGCGCACCGGCCGGCTCAGCCCGCGGGTCACCGTGCCCGCCGAGAGCGCGCCACCGGCGAGTCCGCTCACCACCACCGTCGCCGAACTCGCCCGCGCCGGAGCCCTCGTGCTGCACACGGGCGGTACGGGCGCCACCGCGGCGGGGCTCCCCGTACCCGTCCTCACCGAGCAGGACGTGTTCGCGGGACGCGGGCCCTCGGGCACGCTGCCCGAGGGCGCGGCCGAGGAGCCGGTACGGATCGAGGCGGGCGATGTCGTCCTCCCCGTGCTCGGCGGCGGCCGGGTCACCCGGGTCGCCGACGCCACCGTCGCGGGCGCGGCGCTGGGCCGCAACCTCCAGCTGCTGCGGCCCGATCCGGCCGCCCTCGACCCGTGGTTCCTGGCCGGATTCCTGCGCGGCACCGCCAACCACCGCCAGGCCAGCAGCTATGCCTCCACCGCGACCCGGCTCGACGTACGCCGCCTCCAACTGCCCAGGCTTTCCCTGGACGATCAGCGGCGCTACGGTGAACGCTTCCGCTCGCTGGCCGCGTTCGAGGACGCGCTCAGACTCGCGGGCCGGCTGGGGGAGCAGTTGGTGCAGGGCCTGTACGACGGTCTGACGGACGGCAGTGTGGCGCCGGAGTGA
- a CDS encoding HNH endonuclease family protein — protein sequence MRRLEDRIWRTFLTGGALVLSAVLLTGCDGQFDPELDPSASASASGDGDDGGGGSGGSSGSSVYGVLPLANPDGTKRGLAPITAAADEKAARELIETLETARAGSRAGYDRKKFGYAWMDTAEGVPLAGNGCDTRNDLLARDGKDLKYRSGSDCIVISMTLNDPYTGKEIEWRKEAAAKVQIDHVMPLSYDWQMGASRWTASKRKQIANDPLNLIPVDGSTNGSKSDSGPADWLPPNERIHCAYSARFAQVALKYELPVTTEDKSTMLEKCGG from the coding sequence GTGCGCAGACTTGAAGATCGAATATGGCGAACGTTCCTCACCGGCGGGGCCCTTGTCCTCTCCGCCGTCCTGCTGACGGGGTGTGACGGGCAGTTCGACCCCGAGCTGGATCCGTCGGCTTCCGCCAGTGCGAGCGGTGACGGCGACGACGGCGGTGGCGGGAGCGGTGGCAGCAGCGGCAGCAGCGTGTACGGGGTGCTGCCGCTGGCCAACCCGGACGGGACGAAGCGCGGGCTGGCGCCGATAACGGCCGCGGCGGACGAGAAGGCCGCGCGGGAGCTGATAGAGACCCTCGAAACGGCCCGTGCCGGGTCCAGGGCGGGGTACGACCGGAAGAAGTTCGGGTACGCCTGGATGGACACCGCCGAGGGCGTGCCCCTCGCCGGCAACGGCTGCGACACCCGTAACGACCTGCTCGCCAGGGACGGGAAGGACCTGAAGTACCGCTCGGGGTCCGACTGCATCGTCATATCGATGACCTTGAACGACCCGTACACGGGCAAGGAGATCGAGTGGCGTAAGGAGGCGGCGGCCAAGGTGCAGATCGACCATGTCATGCCGCTCTCGTACGACTGGCAGATGGGCGCCTCGCGCTGGACCGCCTCCAAGCGCAAGCAGATCGCGAACGATCCGCTGAACCTGATCCCGGTGGACGGCTCGACCAACGGCTCCAAGAGCGACTCGGGCCCGGCGGACTGGCTGCCGCCCAACGAGCGGATCCACTGCGCGTACTCGGCGCGCTTCGCGCAGGTGGCGCTGAAGTACGAACTCCCCGTGACCACCGAGGACAAGAGCACCATGCTGGAGAAGTGCGGGGGCTGA
- a CDS encoding serine/threonine-protein kinase, whose amino-acid sequence MNGRVIGGRYELSTVIGQGGMGQVWTAYDQRLDRRVAVKLLRPDRMAAATAAEEMRRRFVRECRVTAQVDHPGLVTVHDAGSDGEDLYLVMQYVEGADLADHLAEHDPYPWQWAVSVAAQLCAVLAAVHAVPIVHRDLKPRNVMVRPDGSITVLDLGVASVIDRDTTRLTHTGSPIGSPAYMAPEQAMGGAVGPYTDLYALGVLLHELLSGNVPFAGSTALGVLHRHLHEPPLPVRRIRPETPEQLETLVLRLLAKDPQHRPSGAQEVYEQLSPLLPRSGHVPGGPPAGPLDPTRPFTRPHAPWPDRAAAPPPAPAPVPQRAPAPAAGRPDVAAAVDEVKRLLGEGSITRAVDILGSILPAAAVEHGERSPVVRILRKQYASTLLDDGQYRRALPELRRLADDRSAEAGAADPQALGFRYDAALCLEQLGEASAALAEYRALLPYYETYRTNGHALPPPGGDPGRAFEIRQRIGNLLLATGDHTGARQQLQNLLWDTERVYGPYHPLPAEIRRALDRQQQFRG is encoded by the coding sequence GTGAACGGACGCGTCATCGGCGGCCGTTACGAGCTGTCCACCGTCATCGGCCAGGGCGGCATGGGCCAGGTCTGGACGGCGTACGACCAGCGCCTCGACCGGCGGGTCGCCGTGAAGCTGCTGCGCCCCGACCGGATGGCCGCCGCCACCGCCGCCGAGGAGATGCGCCGCCGCTTCGTCCGCGAGTGCCGCGTCACCGCCCAGGTCGACCACCCCGGCCTGGTCACCGTCCACGACGCGGGCAGCGACGGCGAGGACCTCTACCTCGTCATGCAGTACGTGGAGGGCGCCGACCTCGCCGACCATCTCGCCGAGCACGACCCGTACCCCTGGCAGTGGGCCGTCTCGGTCGCCGCCCAGCTGTGCGCCGTACTCGCCGCCGTGCACGCCGTGCCGATCGTCCACCGCGACCTCAAGCCGCGCAATGTGATGGTCAGACCCGACGGTTCGATCACGGTCCTCGACCTCGGCGTCGCCTCCGTCATCGACCGGGACACCACCCGCCTCACCCACACCGGCTCGCCCATCGGCAGCCCCGCCTACATGGCGCCCGAGCAGGCGATGGGCGGCGCCGTCGGCCCGTACACCGATCTCTACGCCCTCGGCGTGCTCCTCCACGAACTGCTCAGCGGCAACGTCCCGTTCGCGGGCTCCACCGCGCTCGGTGTGCTGCACCGCCATCTGCACGAGCCGCCGCTGCCCGTCCGCCGGATCAGACCCGAGACGCCCGAGCAGCTCGAAACGCTCGTCCTGCGGCTGCTCGCCAAGGACCCCCAGCACCGCCCGTCCGGCGCGCAGGAGGTGTACGAGCAGCTCAGCCCGCTGCTGCCGCGCTCCGGCCACGTCCCGGGCGGCCCCCCGGCGGGCCCGCTCGACCCGACCCGCCCCTTCACCCGCCCGCACGCGCCCTGGCCCGACCGCGCCGCCGCCCCGCCGCCCGCGCCCGCCCCCGTACCGCAGCGGGCCCCGGCGCCCGCCGCGGGGCGGCCCGATGTCGCGGCGGCCGTCGACGAGGTCAAGCGGCTGCTCGGCGAGGGCAGCATCACCCGCGCCGTGGACATCCTGGGCTCCATCCTCCCGGCCGCGGCCGTCGAGCACGGGGAGCGCTCCCCGGTGGTCCGCATCCTGCGCAAGCAGTACGCGTCGACGCTGCTGGACGACGGCCAGTACCGCCGCGCGCTCCCCGAGCTGCGCCGGCTCGCCGACGACCGGAGCGCGGAGGCGGGAGCGGCGGACCCGCAGGCGCTGGGGTTCCGCTACGACGCCGCGCTCTGTCTGGAGCAGCTCGGCGAGGCGAGCGCCGCGCTGGCGGAGTACCGCGCGCTCCTCCCTTACTACGAGACGTACCGGACGAACGGACACGCGCTGCCGCCACCGGGCGGCGACCCCGGGCGCGCCTTCGAGATCCGTCAGCGCATCGGCAATCTGCTGCTGGCGACGGGGGACCACACGGGCGCGCGGCAGCAGTTGCAGAATCTGCTCTGGGACACCGAGCGGGTCTACGGCCCCTACCACCCGCTGCCCGCCGAGATCCGGCGCGCGCTCGACCGCCAGCAGCAGTTCCGGGGCTGA
- a CDS encoding GtrA family protein, with product MTVRIQLVRFALVGVVNTGTYYGCYLLLLHRLPYVVSHVVAFVLSMTGSFFLNSRFTYRTRPTWRKFLLFPLTNAANFVITTAGVYLLVDVAHYSSRYSPLITAAVAVPITFAVSRLIMLRPEHEPTEGREPGPGPDQELRRPHPSRL from the coding sequence ATGACGGTCCGGATCCAGCTGGTCAGATTCGCGTTGGTCGGGGTGGTCAACACCGGCACGTACTACGGCTGCTATCTGCTCCTCCTGCACCGGCTGCCGTACGTCGTCTCGCACGTCGTGGCGTTCGTGCTGAGCATGACCGGCTCGTTCTTCCTCAACAGCCGGTTCACCTACCGGACCCGGCCGACCTGGCGGAAGTTCCTGCTCTTCCCGCTGACCAACGCGGCGAACTTCGTCATCACCACGGCCGGGGTCTATCTGCTGGTGGACGTCGCGCACTACAGCAGCCGCTACTCGCCGCTGATCACGGCGGCGGTGGCCGTCCCCATCACCTTCGCGGTCTCCCGCCTGATCATGCTCCGCCCGGAGCACGAGCCCACCGAGGGCCGGGAGCCCGGCCCCGGCCCCGACCAGGAACTACGCCGCCCGCATCCGTCCCGCCTGTAG
- a CDS encoding acyltransferase family protein produces the protein MRALDGLRILAALMVCLYHYTGRGGQITEVWGQSPKELFPGLSALAVYGCLGVQVFFVISGFVICMSSWGRSLGDFFRSRVSRLYPAYWAAIVLVTAACVVLPSVSEPLRLNEILVNLTMLQQPVGVHRVLGVCWTLWVEARFYLLFALFVVWKGVTYRRVVVFCCLWTVAAALSAVTDVPLVAEIVMPQYAPFFVGGLALYLIHRYGGDLLLWGIVATSWLLGQHFATVALWSPGATQVFQPRSPHVILLIVTFAFASVAAVALGWLRWANWRWLTFAGALTYPFYLVHEHLGWFAISVLHRHFGVPAGVTLGATIVGMLVLARLIHRLVEKPFGPRLKRTMKLQAGRMRAA, from the coding sequence ATGCGCGCCCTGGACGGGCTGCGCATCCTGGCGGCGCTCATGGTCTGCCTCTACCACTACACGGGCAGAGGCGGGCAGATCACCGAGGTCTGGGGGCAGTCCCCCAAGGAGCTGTTCCCGGGGCTGTCGGCGCTCGCCGTGTACGGCTGCCTGGGCGTGCAGGTCTTCTTCGTCATCAGCGGCTTCGTCATCTGCATGAGCAGTTGGGGGCGCTCCCTCGGCGACTTCTTCCGCTCGCGCGTCTCGCGGCTCTATCCCGCGTACTGGGCGGCCATCGTCCTCGTCACCGCCGCCTGTGTCGTACTCCCCTCGGTCAGCGAGCCGCTGCGGCTGAACGAGATCCTGGTGAATCTGACGATGCTCCAGCAGCCGGTGGGCGTGCACCGGGTGCTCGGGGTGTGCTGGACCCTGTGGGTCGAGGCGCGCTTCTATCTGCTCTTCGCGCTGTTCGTGGTGTGGAAGGGCGTCACCTACCGCCGGGTGGTGGTCTTCTGCTGCCTGTGGACGGTGGCGGCGGCGCTGTCCGCCGTCACCGACGTGCCGCTCGTGGCGGAGATCGTGATGCCGCAGTACGCGCCGTTCTTCGTCGGCGGGCTCGCGCTCTATCTGATCCACCGGTACGGCGGCGATCTGCTGCTCTGGGGCATCGTCGCGACCAGCTGGCTGCTCGGCCAGCACTTCGCGACCGTCGCGCTGTGGAGCCCGGGAGCCACCCAGGTCTTCCAGCCCCGCTCCCCGCACGTGATCCTGCTGATCGTCACCTTCGCCTTCGCGTCGGTCGCGGCGGTGGCGCTGGGGTGGCTGCGCTGGGCGAACTGGCGCTGGCTGACCTTCGCGGGGGCGCTCACGTACCCCTTCTACCTGGTCCACGAGCATCTGGGATGGTTCGCGATCAGCGTCCTGCACCGGCACTTCGGCGTACCGGCGGGCGTGACGCTGGGGGCGACGATCGTGGGCATGCTCGTCCTCGCCCGGCTGATCCACCGGCTGGTGGAGAAGCCGTTCGGCCCGCGGCTGAAGCGGACGATGAAGCTACAGGCGGGACGGATGCGGGCGGCGTAG